In Bradyrhizobium manausense, the sequence TCTTTTCATCGGCTGAATGTGTCAGGCCGCGCGAGAAATGCTCGACATCCGGTTGACCTGCGCATCGTAACGCGGCCGCGGCGTCGCCCTGTGTGAACGGCTTCACATGCCCTGCGTGGTTTTTCCGTGGCCGGGTTCGCCGAACCATCGCGCGGCGGCGCGAGCGAGCTCATCGATCTCGAGGACGCCATCGCTGGCCCACGCGACAAAACCGTCGGGGCGAACGAGCACGGCGCTCAGGCCCAGCCGATCCCTCGGCTCGCTGGGGACATAGACGATCCGATCACTCCAACGGCCTGCGAGCACCCGAAGCGACGCGCGCGCGTCGAAATCCAGCAAGATGCCTTTCCCCGACCTCAAGCGTTCGCCGATCGTCGCGCCGTCAGAGAGCTCGAATTCGGGAACAGAGCGGCCGACCAGCGGATGGCTGCCGCCGAGATCGTAGCGGAGCGAGGTGCCGCGAACACGCTCGGCGAAATAGGTCGCGCCATCGCGGGTCGCGATGAGATCGCGGATGATGGCCTGGAGCGCGCGGCTGCCCGGCTCCGGTCGCATGATTGCGATTTGCGCGCGCGACCAGTCGAGGATTTGTGCGCCGACGGGACGCCGCTCGTGCGAATAGCTGTCGAGCAGATCTGCGGGCGCGTCGCCGCGGATTGTCGCGGCGAGCTTCCAGCCGAGGTTCATGGCATCGCCGAGACCGAGATTGAGGCCCTGCCCGCCCAGCGGCGAATGGGTGTGCGCGGCATCGCCTGCGAGCAGCACGCGTCCGTTGCGATAGGCCGTCACCTGGCGGGCGCGGTCCGTCCAGGTGGCGGCAAGCCGAAGCGTCGTGACGGTGACGTCTGTGCAAGAGACATGACGCAACACTTTCTGCACATGCTCACGCGTGATCGGCGTGGAGCGGTGGAATACGCCACCGTCGAAATCGACCATCGCGACCGTGCCCGGCTGCGCATAAGTGTACATGCCCGTCGGCGTGTAGTTGCGGCCGGGGCTGAGCTTGTCCGGATCGGCCAGCTCGACCTCGATGGAATAGCCGGTGAACTCGGGGTCAGTGCCGACGAAGTCGAAGCCGCAGCTCTTGCGCACCGTGCTGCGGCCGCCGTCGCAACCGACAAGCCAGCGTCCGCGAAAGGTTTCGCCCGCGGCTTGCACCGCTACATCGTCGCTCGAGGGAGCTATGTCAGTGACGCCAAAGCCGTGCCTGATGTCGACGCCCAGGCTGTTTGCGCGCGCAGCCAACACGGCTTCGAGCGTCTCCATGTCGACCGCGACATTGGCCTTCGCCGGCGTCGGCAAGCGCCACGGCCATTGCGTGGCATCGACGTCGTCCTGATAGAACTGGATGCCGGCGAAATGACCTGCGGGCCGTCGCGCCTGCTGCATCCAATGCGCGGCAGTCTTGATCGCGCCCGAGCGTGCGCGCTGTGCGGCCAAGATATCTTCCAGGAGGCCGCGCCGGTGAAAGGCCTCAGTTGTCGGAATCGACAGGCCGCGCAGGCCGAATGGCAGCTGCTTCAGCGCCGCATGCGGGCTTTGCGCTTGCTCCAGCACCAGCACCGAGAGACCGGCGCGCCGCAGCTCGCAGGCGAGAAACAGGCCGACGGGGCCCGCGCCGGCAATGACAACGTCGTAGATATCAGTGGATTGGGTTTGCATGAGACGCTCCTGTGGTCGATGTTCGACCGGAGCGTTCCCTGAAGCCTCGAGAATCACACGGACGAACGATTGAGCGCCTGCGTGGCGCCCGATGTTCGTCGCGGGGATCTCGTGCACAAGGCCAAAGACCAGAGCTTCCGTTACCAGAAGGACTTGGGCTTACCAGACCAAGTCTGCCTTTTCCGACGGGGCCTCTATAGTTTCGTCGTGACGGATGCGCAACAAAAAAGGCACGGCGCTTGCGGCGCCGTGCCTTTCACATTCAACTGGTCTTGGATCCAAATAGTCCTGGATCAGCTGTAGATCTCGAACAGGCCCGCGCCGCCCTGGCCGCCGCCGATGCACATGGTCACGACACCCCACTTGGCCTTGCGGCGGGCGCCTTCCTGCAGCAAATGGCCAGTGAGACGGGCGCCGGTCATGCCGAAGGGATGGCCGATCGCGATCGAGCCGCCATTGACGTTATACTTGGCGGGATCGATGCCGAGCTTGTCGCGCGAGTAGAGGCACTGGCTGGCGAAGGCCTCGTTGAGCTCCCAGAGATCGATGTCGTCGATCTTCAGGCCGTGGCGCTTCAAGAGCTTCGGCACGGCGAAGATCGGGCCGATGCCCATCTCGTCCGGCTCGCAGCCCGCGGCTGCCCAGGCGACGAAGCGGCCGAGCGGCTTGAGGCCGCGCTTCTCGGCATCCTTGGCTTCCATCAGCACCACGGCGGCAGCACCGTCGGAGAGCTGGCTGGCATTGCCGGCGGTGACGAACTTGCCGGGACCCTTGACCGGCTCGAGTTTTGCCAATCCTTCCATCGTCGTCTCGGGGCGATTGCACTCGTCCCGGTCGACGACGTAGTCGACGATCGACTCCGCCTTGGTCGCCTTGTCGACAACCTTCATCCTGGTCTTCATCGGGACGATTTCGTCCTTGAACTTGTTGGCCTGCTGGGCGGCCGCCATGCGGCGCTGCGACTCCAGCGAATATTCGTCCTGGTATTCGCGGCTGAGCTTGTAGCGCTCCGCAACGATGTCGGCGGTGTCGATCATCGCCATGAAGATGTCGGGCGCGGTCTTGAGCAGCTCGGGATCAACAGTCTCCTTCGGCGTGCCGCCACCCGGCATCGAGATGCTCTCGACGCCGCCGGCGACGATGCAGTCGGCGCCATCCGAGCGGATCGAGTTCGCGGCCATCGCGATGGTCTGCAGGCCCGAGGAGCAGAAGCGGTTCACCGAGACGCCGCCGGTCGACTTCGGCAGGCCTGCGAGCAGCGCGGCCTGGCGGCCGATGTTCGGCGCGCCATGGGCGCAATTGCCCAGATAGCAATCCTCGACATAGTCCTTGTCGAAGCCGGCGCGGTCGACCGCGTGATGGATGGCGTGCGCGGCAAGCGACATCGGCGGCGTGATGTTGAACCCGCCGCGGCCGGACTTGGCCAGGCCCGTGCGCGCGTAGGAAACGATGACGGCTTCACGCATTTGTTTTCTCCCTTTTAGCTTTGGTACGGAGGCGTCCTGGACGCCATTGGTACACAAAGTTTGGGGATCGCGGGAGACATAAAGCGCGTCGCTGCATCAACAAAAACGCCGCCCCTCGCGAGAAGGGCGGCGTTGTTCCGCATGTCGGAATATATGATGGCCGTCATTCCGCGGCGCGCACGCCGCTCTGTCTACTCGTCATGCCTGGGCTTGACCCGGGCATCCACGTCTTGACGCAAGGAAGTTCGTGGATGGCCGGGACAAGCCCGGCCATGACGGCACGTAGCGAGCGCGCGATCAGAACGTCAGCGCCTTGACCTGCTTGACCTGCGGCAGGGCCTGCACCTTGGCGAGCAGGTCGGCCGGCACCGCGCCGTCGACCTCGATCAGCGCGATGGCATCGGAGCCCGGCGCGACGCGGCCGAGATGGAAGGTCGCGATGTTGATCTTGGCGTCGCCGAGCAGGCTCGCGAACTTGCCGATGAAGCCGGGCTTATCCTCGTTGGTCACGTAGATCATCGACTTGCCGAACTCGGCATCGACGCGGATGCCCTTGATGTCGACGAGGCGCGGCTTGCCATCGGCATAGACGGTACCCGAGACCGATCGCTCCTGCCGCTCGGTGGTCACAGTGACGGTGATCAGGCTCTCATAGTCGCTCTGCGCGGCGCGGACGATCTCGTCCACCACCATACCACGCTCCTTGGCGACGACGGGCGCCGACACCACGTTGACCTCGCCCAGCATCGGCCGCAGCAGGCCCGACAGCACCGCCGAGGTGATCGCCTTGATCTTCATCTCGGCGACATGGCCCTCATAGGTGATCTCGACCTTGAGAATGCCGGACTCAGTGAGTTGGCCGGCGAACGAGCCGAGCTTCTCGGCAAGCGCGATGAAGGGCTTCAGCTTCGGCGCTTCTTCCGCGGTGATCGAGGGGAAGTTGACGGCGTTCGAGATCGCGCCGGTCAACAGATAGTCCGACATCTGCTCGGCGACCTGGAGCGCGACGTTCTCCTGCGCTTCCGTGGTGGAGGCGCCGAGATGCGGCGTGCAGATCACGTTGGGATGGCCGAACAGCACGTTGGCACTCGCGGGCTCCTCGACGAACACGTCGAAGGCGGCGCCCGCAATGTGCTTGGAATTGAGCGCATCGACCACGGCCTGCTCGTCGACGAGACCGCCGCGGGCGCAGTTGATCAGGCGCACACCCTTCTTCATCTTGGCGATCGCTGATGCGTCGATGATGTTCCTGGTCTTCTCGGTCAGCGGCGTGTGCAGCGTGATGAAGTCGGCGCGCTTGAGCAGGTCATCCAGATCGACCTTCTCGACGCCGATGTCCTTGGCGCGCTCCGGCGACAGGAACGGGTCGAACGCAACCACCTTCATGCGCAGGCCGAGCGCGCGGTCGGCGACGATCGAGCCGATGTTGCCGCAGCCGACCACGCCGAGCACCTTGCCGGTGATCTCGACGCCCATGAAGCGGTTCTTCTCCCACTTGCCGGCCTGGGTCGAGGCGTCCGCCTGCGGGATCTCGCGGGCCAGCGCCAGCATGAGCGTAATCGCATGCTCGGCGGTCGTGATCGAATTGCCGAACGGCGTGTTCATCACGATGATGCCCTTGGCGGTTGCCGCGGGGATCTCGACGTTGTCGACGCCGATGCCGGCGCGGCCGATCACCTTGAGGTTGGTGGCCTTCTCCAGGATCTTGGCGGTCGCCTTCGTGGCGGAGCGGATCGCGAGGCCGTCGTAATTGCCGATGATCTCGGCGAGCTTGTCCTTGTCCTTGCCGAGGTTGGGCTGGAAGTCGACCTCGACGCCGCGATCCCTGAAGATCTGCACGGCAGCGGGCGAGAGCGCGTCGGAAATGAGAACTTTGGGCTTGGTCATGGGAATGATCCTCTACCTTCCCTGATGGAAGGGATGATGTTCGACCGGAATAGGGTGATGCCTGGAAGCGACTTCTGCCTCTCCCCGTCAGAGCGGGGAGAGGCGAAGAACGAGAACTTACGCTGCTTTCGCCAGAGCGGCCTTGGTCTCGGCGAAGGCCCAGTCGATCCACTGCGTCAGCAGCTCGACGTCCCTGGCCTCGACGGTGGCGCCGCACCAGATGCGCAGGCCAGCCGGCGCATCGCGATAGTACGCGAAGTCATAGCCGGCGCCTTCCTTCTCGACGAGGGCGACCAGCTTCTTGGAGAAGTCGGCCTGTGCGTCGTCGGAGAGCGAAGTGATCGCGGGATCGGTGAACTTCAGGCACACCGAGGTGTTGGAGCGGATCGCGGCATCCTTGGCCAGGAAGTCGATCCAGGGCGTCTTCGCCTTCCAGTCGGCGAGCACCTTGGTGTTGGCGTCGGCGCGGCCGATCAGCGCCTTGAGGCCGCCGATCGATTTGGCCCAGTTCAGCGCATCGAGATAGTCCTCGACGCACAGCATCGACGGCGTGTTGATGGTCTCACCGACGAAGATGCCTTCGTTGATCTTGCCGCCCTTGGTCATGCGGAAGATCTTCGGCAGCGGCCACGCCGGCTTGTAGGTCTCGAGCCGCTCCACCGCGCGGGGCGACAGGATCAGCATGCCGTGTGCGGCTTCGCCGCCGAGCGCCTTCTGCCAGGAGAAGGTGACGACATCGAGCTTGGCCCAGTCGAGGTCTTGCGCGAACGCGGCCGAGGTGGCGTCGCAAATGGTCAGGCCTTCGCGGGTCGCGCTGATCCAGTCAGCGTTCGGCACGCGGACACCCGACGTGGTGCCATTCCAGGTGAAGACGACGTCGCTCTTGGGATCGACCTTGGAGAGGTCGGGAATCTCACCGTATCCAGCATTGAGCTTGGTGACGTCCTTGAGCTTCAGTTCCTTGACGATGTCGCTGACCCAGCCCTCGC encodes:
- a CDS encoding FAD-dependent oxidoreductase; this translates as MQTQSTDIYDVVIAGAGPVGLFLACELRRAGLSVLVLEQAQSPHAALKQLPFGLRGLSIPTTEAFHRRGLLEDILAAQRARSGAIKTAAHWMQQARRPAGHFAGIQFYQDDVDATQWPWRLPTPAKANVAVDMETLEAVLAARANSLGVDIRHGFGVTDIAPSSDDVAVQAAGETFRGRWLVGCDGGRSTVRKSCGFDFVGTDPEFTGYSIEVELADPDKLSPGRNYTPTGMYTYAQPGTVAMVDFDGGVFHRSTPITREHVQKVLRHVSCTDVTVTTLRLAATWTDRARQVTAYRNGRVLLAGDAAHTHSPLGGQGLNLGLGDAMNLGWKLAATIRGDAPADLLDSYSHERRPVGAQILDWSRAQIAIMRPEPGSRALQAIIRDLIATRDGATYFAERVRGTSLRYDLGGSHPLVGRSVPEFELSDGATIGERLRSGKGILLDFDARASLRVLAGRWSDRIVYVPSEPRDRLGLSAVLVRPDGFVAWASDGVLEIDELARAAARWFGEPGHGKTTQGM
- a CDS encoding thiolase family protein is translated as MREAVIVSYARTGLAKSGRGGFNITPPMSLAAHAIHHAVDRAGFDKDYVEDCYLGNCAHGAPNIGRQAALLAGLPKSTGGVSVNRFCSSGLQTIAMAANSIRSDGADCIVAGGVESISMPGGGTPKETVDPELLKTAPDIFMAMIDTADIVAERYKLSREYQDEYSLESQRRMAAAQQANKFKDEIVPMKTRMKVVDKATKAESIVDYVVDRDECNRPETTMEGLAKLEPVKGPGKFVTAGNASQLSDGAAAVVLMEAKDAEKRGLKPLGRFVAWAAAGCEPDEMGIGPIFAVPKLLKRHGLKIDDIDLWELNEAFASQCLYSRDKLGIDPAKYNVNGGSIAIGHPFGMTGARLTGHLLQEGARRKAKWGVVTMCIGGGQGGAGLFEIYS
- the serA gene encoding phosphoglycerate dehydrogenase; this translates as MTKPKVLISDALSPAAVQIFRDRGVEVDFQPNLGKDKDKLAEIIGNYDGLAIRSATKATAKILEKATNLKVIGRAGIGVDNVEIPAATAKGIIVMNTPFGNSITTAEHAITLMLALAREIPQADASTQAGKWEKNRFMGVEITGKVLGVVGCGNIGSIVADRALGLRMKVVAFDPFLSPERAKDIGVEKVDLDDLLKRADFITLHTPLTEKTRNIIDASAIAKMKKGVRLINCARGGLVDEQAVVDALNSKHIAGAAFDVFVEEPASANVLFGHPNVICTPHLGASTTEAQENVALQVAEQMSDYLLTGAISNAVNFPSITAEEAPKLKPFIALAEKLGSFAGQLTESGILKVEITYEGHVAEMKIKAITSAVLSGLLRPMLGEVNVVSAPVVAKERGMVVDEIVRAAQSDYESLITVTVTTERQERSVSGTVYADGKPRLVDIKGIRVDAEFGKSMIYVTNEDKPGFIGKFASLLGDAKINIATFHLGRVAPGSDAIALIEVDGAVPADLLAKVQALPQVKQVKALTF
- a CDS encoding phosphoserine transaminase codes for the protein MTVAKPASRPNVPHFSSGPCAKRPGWNAQNLKDAALGRSHRAKVGKTKLKLAIDLTREVLEVPPDYRIGIVPASDTGAVEMALWSLLGARPVTTIAWESFGEGWVSDIVKELKLKDVTKLNAGYGEIPDLSKVDPKSDVVFTWNGTTSGVRVPNADWISATREGLTICDATSAAFAQDLDWAKLDVVTFSWQKALGGEAAHGMLILSPRAVERLETYKPAWPLPKIFRMTKGGKINEGIFVGETINTPSMLCVEDYLDALNWAKSIGGLKALIGRADANTKVLADWKAKTPWIDFLAKDAAIRSNTSVCLKFTDPAITSLSDDAQADFSKKLVALVEKEGAGYDFAYYRDAPAGLRIWCGATVEARDVELLTQWIDWAFAETKAALAKAA